A stretch of the Zonotrichia albicollis isolate bZonAlb1 chromosome 31, bZonAlb1.hap1, whole genome shotgun sequence genome encodes the following:
- the LOC141725753 gene encoding class II histocompatibility antigen, B-L beta chain-like produces the protein MEKVKYVQRSIYNRDQFIMFDSDVGHFVGFTRYGEKLAKRWNSNAVFMEDRRTAVDWFCRCWYKNFTRFITERRVSPSVSISLVPPSSSQPGRGRLLCSVMDFYPAAIQVRWFQGQQELSEHVVATDVVPNGDWTYQLLVLLETPPWRGLSYSCQVERVSLEQPLRRHWEMPPDAARSKILMGIGGFVLGFVFLALGLGFSLRKKSS, from the exons ATGGAGAAGGTGAAGTACGTCCAGAGATCCATCTACAACCGGGATCAGTTCATAATGTTCGACAGCGACGTGGGGCACTTTGTGGGGTTCACCCGCTATGGGGAGAAGTTGGCCAAGCGCTGGAACAGCAATGCGGTATTCATGGAGGACAGACGGACTGCGGTGGACTGGTTCTGCCGGTGCTGGTACAAGAATTTTACCCGGTTCATCACGGAGCGCCGAG tgtcccccagtgtgTCCATCTCGCTGGTGCCCCCCTCGAGCTCCCAGCCCGGCCGCGGCCGCCTGCTCTGCTCCGTGATGGATTTctaccctgctgccatccaggtgaggtggttccagggccagcaggagctctcGGAGCACGTGGTGGCCACCGACGTGGTCCCCAACGGGGACTGGACctaccagctgctggtgctgctggaaaccCCCCcctggcgcgggctcagctacagctgccaggtggagcgcgtcagcctggagcagcccctgaggcGGCACTGGG AGATGCCGCCGGACGCCGCCCGAAGCAAGATATTGATGGGGATTGGGGGCTTCGTCTTGGGCTTCGTCTTCCTGGCGCTGGGGCTCGGCTTCTCCCTGCGCAAGAAG agctcctga